ACAAAGTcttaaaacaacaattaaaaataaactgagGAAGTAATTTACAAGTTTATTTGAGGGAAACAGACATCtttttaataagtaaattttttcaCTTACCTGAAATACTTTTTCATGTACTAGTTAAGGTAACATTTGCACATTACTTATTTCTTACTATTACGTGCTTCAATATTCCagtattcattttaattttatactgtataccattcatttttatattttaaaaacaaatttttaatgaatatttagtTACAATTTTCATCCGAGACCCAACAATAGTCCGAGTTCTGTTTAACCCAAGACtgcatttttatatttgatttctttCAGGCTAGAAAAATGTACTAGTGACCGAAACATGTTGACCAACCGATTATGGGGGGTTTCCTTTCAGGCTTATGCCAATGTCCACAAAGAAAGTGAGGATACATCAAAACTGTGATTGGCATCAGCCCAAGTTGAATTACATCAATGTTTGTGGCATCAAAAAACCTTTGTTCCAATCAATACCACTGCCCAGCCACAACAGTAATACTGTAACAGACTCTTATAAAAAGCAAACACCCCCCAAAAAATTATGCGAGTTTTATAAACAGCTCCTTTTAGCCAATCCAAGACAAGTAAAAGCAGTTATATAATTCTGAAGATGATTATTTCGGCCACGAGATTCCGCATCATGCAACAATTCAGCAGTTTATCTGCTGTCCGGGAACTTATCTTCGTATGACTGAGGCACCTGCCAGCATAAACAGGATTTAATATATACTTTCGTTCAGGAAAATATGTTCGTCAATTTTGTGgatattcaaaaaataaaaaagagaaataaaggCCATGAAATGTACCATGAAGCTCGCTGTGATCATCTTCCCAGCAAACCATCGTCCGTGCAAGGACCGCTGAGAACTTATTGCAGATTGGGTATCTTCAAAACGTAAGTAGACAAAACCAGCACTCTTCCTGatgatcattaaaataataaatacatgaaAACGCCACAAACTTGTAGTCTCATAATTAGATGATGAGCTAAAAGATTACTAGTTTACTCACTTATCaacatatatatgttttaacgTCCCAAACTTAGAGCATTCTGCTTCAACATCTTCTTTAATATCCAAATCAAAATCTGGTTCAGTCTACAGCACATCAAGCCAGTAATATTATTAGACAAAAAAGGATGAAACAAAAATACGAAGTATAGATGCAATTTAACCACCTCGTCCTTGGGATCAAACATGTTCTTTAACATTAAGCATTCACTTGGAACACCAATTGTATCAATAGTAGGAATTGTAGCCATGGGAATTTGGAGACCTCCACCTGACAACCCAGATACGGCAGGAATAGAAGAAAGGGGAGAACCCCCGGGCACAGCTGCAAGTATGTTTCCAGTTGCTGGTAGATTAAGACCTGTGTGGTTGACAACAGAATTACCCAGGGAACCAACCATGCTGTCGAGAAATGCACGAGTGAGATAATGAGTATTCATATTGATTTTGACATGTGAAAAGCAAAAATGGAAGGGGACAAACCTTGATGCAGTGCCACTACGATCCAACTTCTGCATTAGTATTGCTCGAGAACATGCATTCAAGGACTGAAAATAAACGGTCAGCTAAAACAGTGTGGCTTCTATTACAATTAGCACAAGTTAAATTCTGTTATAATccataaataaaactaaaaaaaaagaaccagTTAATACAAGTTTTCAAACAGAAATGAATATTTTGGTAAAGATAATACTTCTCATCGATTGAGGTTTATTGAATATCAATATTATTGTAATTCTgtatttgtcaaaaaattaggGAGAGGAGACTTCTTTCAGGtgcaaaagaaaatttcaatataCTTCAATTCAAAGcactatattaatataatctGCTGAAGAAAGCAGGGTCTAAATTCAAACCTAGTAATCACTGACAGCAGACcatttgataatataattttcgAAATTACTAAGATTAAAAAACGCTGCACAAAAATAACCCAATCTTCCAATATTCAGATTTCAGAACATGAACAGCCAATCTTTCATGTTTAAAACATGTGAAGTATTTAGCTAGCACTAGTTCCCAAGTAATAATCCTCAGAATACTCGTTCAGGTTcctatatatatttcaaataaagcTAACATTACCCAGGCACAAAATAGTAGAGCACCCAAATTCAATTACAGTATAACCACACCACTGGAATGTGATTAATCTGTTATGAATGTGACTGCTTCAACTTAGACTGCATAATGGAGTTCCATGTTGGCTTTCAAACATCAGGACGATGTGTAATTTAGTAAAATTTCAATAGTTCATAACCAATTTTCATAGATTACTTACCAAGCCACctccttcatcatcatcatcaaaatcaccAGTATTTCCTCCAGCCTCTAGCATTCCAGATTGATCAGTAACAGCTGATACCTAATTCATTTCAGATTGATCAGTAACAGCAACTGAAAGTTTACATACAGATAAATAAACTCAAgttcaaatgaaaaacaaacaacCACAAAGATATACATTCCTTTACGGTTcctgttttacttttaaaactaTTCTAGTACAATAAAATGAGTACAAACTACAAGACTCTGCCTAccctaaaagtaaaataaaatcatctGCAAGATTCACTAACTGGAAAAACAAATTCTTCCAAGAAACTGGTCCGGATAACAACTTAGAATATAAAAGGTATAAGGGTTCAATCAAGACTCCATCAGTTCAGCATCCTAACTGCAAGAATCAGAATGCATGACTACTCAACTAGTTTGCTACACACAGTCTATGCAATCAGTTAGATATAGCACAAGATCGAGATACAAATTAAAAGTAGTCCATAAGCTGATTTCTCATTAAGACATTTCCAGTAttcacattttataaaatttaataggaCCCAAACTTATAAAGCCTAATGTTAGTAAAAGAAGGTTTACCAAACTTAAATTTATGAACAATTCAACAGTACCTTGATTGTACGACCACCAATCTCTAATTGACCATTCAAGCTCTGAGCATTTCTGGCATCTTCAAGTCGTGCAAACTACAATGAACAGTTTAGTTAACCTACATAGTTGGAAAAACTACAGCTTGCGAAAAGTATTATGATAAAGCTAGTAGTATGATAACATCAGAAGCCAGTAGCAACTTCATTCACGAGTAGATCATGACTCCAGTGGGTCCATAGAGAGGTTCTACCTTGGTTTAAATTCACTAAAAGTTTCCATGTAGAGTGAGCAATTGCCCAATTATTGCTACTAGATACAAAATTCACCTGTACAAAGCCAAAACCTTTGCAGTGCCCACTTTCATCGAGAGGCAGCTGGACTAGCTCAACCTGACCAAATGCTTCAAATACCTGTACAATTTAACAAAGgagtttaaaagaataatacaaTCGATTGGAATGTACACTATTATCAAACtggaaaagaaagcaaaatattGACTTTCAAGTAATCAGAAAGAAATGTAACATGAGGAAAAGAAGAGGCACGGgcaaaagagaaggaagagataATTTATCAGTTCAGGGAGTAATCTCATTCAACTCTTGCATTGCATCATAGGATGAAGACCCTTTTAAGTCAACCAGTTCTAGAAACTCATTAACAAAATGCACCAATAATTTTCCAAGGTCAAAATAAACAAGTGATCACCTTACGAATATCAGCTTCACTCATACTGATATGCAGATTCCCAACATAGAGCCTTCTTGCTCCCCCAGAATACGGACCTATAAGTCCAGTGGATCCACCAGCAACAGATGTTGTGGACTGAACCAAATTCTTTTCTGCTTCTGACGGCTTCACCATCACTGGTTGACCTAGGACAGGTTGGCCTGAAAGAGCTATTGCCATTGGGACAGACATGGCATCATAAAACTCAATATACCTGCATAAAAGAAAGCAGTACATAGTCATATACAAATCCAATAAAGATGAGGTTTACACTGTCTaccttaaatatataattttttatgatcatTAATCGTTTTCACTTACAACAATTGACAAAGTGATTGTAATTATTGACTGGTCACATTATAATGTAAATACACACCCCGGTCTATATACATCATAAAACGGAAAATAACAAGGATCGTTATCATGGTAGAGATTTATACCTTTAGGCATCAGATTGATAGATACCTGTTTATAGTCAGTTAGATGTGTATTAGTGAGGGAGTTTACCTGG
This genomic interval from Vigna radiata var. radiata cultivar VC1973A chromosome 8, Vradiata_ver6, whole genome shotgun sequence contains the following:
- the LOC106772006 gene encoding RNA-binding protein 39 isoform X2, with product MDFDEYEYLEKAVENAEVKKEKHRANGSDRSVKSEERGHGRSAKHKSGEKDDDDVEFHSRHSKSGDDSRHYERKRERGSSRQGLQYRDGVKEKDQHRSSGGSRDRKRDRDRGHENKDGKRGRERERDRERDQERDRRDRGSESEQEHRSRSRSERHRSDPDDRDRETILDKDREISRDKDFRDRERVRETRERVRESRRHKEKKEEATQPDPDPERDQRTVFAYQISLKADERDVYEFFSRAGKVRDVRLIMDRNSRRSKGVGYIEFYDAMSVPMAIALSGQPVLGQPVMVKPSEAEKNLVQSTTSVAGGSTGLIGPYSGGARRLYVGNLHISMSEADIRKVFEAFGQVELVQLPLDESGHCKGFGFVQFARLEDARNAQSLNGQLEIGGRTIKVSAVTDQSGMLEAGGNTGDFDDDDEGGGLSLNACSRAILMQKLDRSGTASSMVGSLGNSVVNHTGLNLPATGNILAAVPGGSPLSSIPAVSGLSGGGLQIPMATIPTIDTIGVPSECLMLKNMFDPKDETEPDFDLDIKEDVEAECSKFGTLKHIYVDKKSAGFVYLRFEDTQSAISSQRSLHGRWFAGKMITASFMVPQSYEDKFPDSR
- the LOC106772006 gene encoding RNA-binding protein 39 isoform X3 encodes the protein MLFQYKILFYLYKACVHVDLGFIHVKTICCHVANLRNMEILCWEIWRHKEKKEEATQPDPDPERDQRTVFAYQISLKADERDVYEFFSRAGKVRDVRLIMDRNSRRSKGVGYIEFYDAMSVPMAIALSGQPVLGQPVMVKPSEAEKNLVQSTTSVAGGSTGLIGPYSGGARRLYVGNLHISMSEADIRKVFEAFGQVELVQLPLDESGHCKGFGFVQFARLEDARNAQSLNGQLEIGGRTIKVSAVTDQSGMLEAGGNTGDFDDDDEGGGLSLNACSRAILMQKLDRSGTASSMVGSLGNSVVNHTGLNLPATGNILAAVPGGSPLSSIPAVSGLSGGGLQIPMATIPTIDTIGVPSECLMLKNMFDPKDETEPDFDLDIKEDVEAECSKFGTLKHIYVDKKSAGFVYLRFEDTQSAISSQRSLHGRWFAGKMITASFMVPQSYEDKFPDSR
- the LOC106772006 gene encoding RNA-binding protein 39 isoform X1 gives rise to the protein MDFDEYEYLEKAVENAEVKKEKHRANGSDRSVKSEERGHGRSAKHKSGEKDDDDVEFHSRHSKSGDDSRHYERKRERGSSRQGLQYRDGVKEKDQHRSSGGSRDRKRDRDRGHENKDGKRGRERERDRERDQERDRRDRGSESEQEHRSRSRSERHRSDPDDRDRETILDKDREISRDKDFRDRERVRETRERVRESRSLTLSYCHQSKLVMLFQYKILFYLYKACVHVDLGFIHVKTICCHVANLRNMEILCWEIWRHKEKKEEATQPDPDPERDQRTVFAYQISLKADERDVYEFFSRAGKVRDVRLIMDRNSRRSKGVGYIEFYDAMSVPMAIALSGQPVLGQPVMVKPSEAEKNLVQSTTSVAGGSTGLIGPYSGGARRLYVGNLHISMSEADIRKVFEAFGQVELVQLPLDESGHCKGFGFVQFARLEDARNAQSLNGQLEIGGRTIKVSAVTDQSGMLEAGGNTGDFDDDDEGGGLSLNACSRAILMQKLDRSGTASSMVGSLGNSVVNHTGLNLPATGNILAAVPGGSPLSSIPAVSGLSGGGLQIPMATIPTIDTIGVPSECLMLKNMFDPKDETEPDFDLDIKEDVEAECSKFGTLKHIYVDKKSAGFVYLRFEDTQSAISSQRSLHGRWFAGKMITASFMVPQSYEDKFPDSR
- the LOC106772006 gene encoding RNA-binding protein 39 isoform X4, whose amino-acid sequence is MRHKEKKEEATQPDPDPERDQRTVFAYQISLKADERDVYEFFSRAGKVRDVRLIMDRNSRRSKGVGYIEFYDAMSVPMAIALSGQPVLGQPVMVKPSEAEKNLVQSTTSVAGGSTGLIGPYSGGARRLYVGNLHISMSEADIRKVFEAFGQVELVQLPLDESGHCKGFGFVQFARLEDARNAQSLNGQLEIGGRTIKVSAVTDQSGMLEAGGNTGDFDDDDEGGGLSLNACSRAILMQKLDRSGTASSMVGSLGNSVVNHTGLNLPATGNILAAVPGGSPLSSIPAVSGLSGGGLQIPMATIPTIDTIGVPSECLMLKNMFDPKDETEPDFDLDIKEDVEAECSKFGTLKHIYVDKKSAGFVYLRFEDTQSAISSQRSLHGRWFAGKMITASFMVPQSYEDKFPDSR